The following proteins are co-located in the Parafrankia discariae genome:
- a CDS encoding ATP-binding protein — translation ASNESFGGWTKTFTDPRLCSAIVDRLTFDGTIIETGTQSYRLAHTRARTSPNGRPPTPVPTPTDTTQPA, via the coding sequence TCGCCTCGAATGAAAGCTTCGGCGGCTGGACCAAAACCTTCACCGACCCCCGCCTCTGCTCCGCGATCGTCGACCGCCTCACCTTCGACGGCACGATCATCGAGACCGGCACCCAGTCCTACCGCCTCGCCCACACCCGCGCCCGCACCAGCCCGAACGGCCGCCCACCCACCCCGGTCCCCACTCCCACCGACACGACCCAACCCGCCTGA